A genomic region of Nostoc sp. UHCC 0702 contains the following coding sequences:
- a CDS encoding amino acid adenylation domain-containing protein — protein MIQKLHSNSSGAVENSSAADDTKLQREIISRNEDEKVTPPSSPSSPPSSEEEVFVFPLSFAQQRLWFLDQLIPNSAIYNISGTVQFHGRLVRVALEESFKEIVRRHEVLRTTFAIAGGQPVQAVASAEEESTLQRYYSLEEIDLRYFSEPNRQLEVQRLATAEARLPFNLEQGPLLRVMLLHLAEQQYTFLVTIHHIISDGWSLSILMRELMALYEAFSQGNPSPLPDLAIQYADFALWQREWLQGELLTSKLAYWQRQLSGCLPVLQLPTSQQRPAIESFRGARQLFNLSANLTQTLKTFARQEGVTLFMTLLAVFKILLYRYTAQSDILVGSPIANRQHSELESVMGFFVNTLVLRTDLSGNPTFRQLLVRVREMTLEADAHQDVPFEKLVEALQLKRELSWNPLFQVAFVIAPPMPALTLPWSYSQLDVHTGTAKFDLTLALEERPDGLLGAFEYNTDLFAADAIARMVGHFQTLLKGILTNPDQPIGELPLLTQPEWQQMQLWNHTQADYPDNACIHQLFAAQVEKTPDAVAVVFADNQLTYRELNAKANQLAHYLQTLGVGTEVLVGICVERSLYSFIGILGILKAGGAYLPLDPAYPSDRLAFMLQDAQVSVLLTQSTLIASLPQYQAQVICLDTDWKDIARFSSENPDSQATSDSLAYAIYTSGSTGKPKGVEIQHRGLVNLVTWHQQVYNLTPSDRATQLAGLAFDASVWEVWPYLSTGASIYIPDEATRSSPAKLVQWLTHKAITVCFLPTPLAEAVLLEQWSEDLSLRFLLTGGDRLHPVSGAFPFSLVNHYGPTENTVVTTSATVVSTTNTSPSIGRPIANTQVYILDSHLQPVPVGVPGEIYIGGVGLARGYLNHPELTSQRFISHPFCRGAGEAGEQGSRGAGVQGSRGAGEAGGELLTPNSSLLTPHSSLRLYKTGDLARYLSDGNIEYLGRLDNQVKIRGFRIELGEIEAVLSQHPDVREAVVIARENISGDKGLVAYVGYNQILDRVPYQSQCLAQLNSYGTVKVETEDISVGGVCLVGVPETADRHLHLCLTLPDFIQSQWFPGKIVWQQGKRAGIQFQLSSSEQAVLNQSVEYLFKTGGFLKVLQRTAVQSLRSFLKKKLPDYMVPHSFVFLNALPQTPNGKVDRHALPAPEALGSELDTKHIAPQTEIEQAIAAIWQQVLLLNKVGLHDNFFDLGGHSLRMAQVYSLLGEVLQEEVSMLELFQYPTVSALAKHLSQKNTAQTAFAHSQERANKQKQALHLQKQKNQRNKQHG, from the coding sequence ATGATACAAAAACTTCATAGCAACTCCTCTGGGGCTGTGGAAAATTCTTCGGCTGCTGATGATACTAAGTTACAAAGAGAAATAATATCTAGAAATGAAGATGAGAAAGTAACACCCCCCTCATCTCCCTCATCCCCCCCATCTTCCGAGGAAGAAGTCTTTGTCTTTCCTCTTTCTTTTGCTCAGCAACGGTTGTGGTTTCTCGACCAGTTAATTCCCAACAGTGCAATTTATAACATTTCCGGTACTGTCCAATTCCACGGACGACTGGTAAGGGTAGCGCTAGAGGAAAGTTTTAAGGAAATCGTTCGTCGTCACGAAGTTCTGCGAACAACTTTTGCGATCGCTGGTGGACAACCTGTGCAGGCTGTTGCTTCTGCGGAGGAAGAATCTACCCTACAGCGTTATTACTCGTTGGAAGAAATAGACCTGAGGTATTTCAGCGAACCAAACCGCCAGCTTGAAGTTCAACGACTGGCAACCGCAGAAGCTAGACTACCGTTTAATTTGGAACAAGGGCCACTGTTGCGGGTGATGCTTTTACACCTGGCTGAACAGCAGTACACCTTTCTAGTAACGATACACCACATCATCTCTGATGGCTGGTCGCTAAGCATCTTGATGCGGGAATTGATGGCACTTTATGAGGCTTTCTCTCAAGGCAACCCCTCACCGCTTCCTGACCTTGCCATTCAATACGCTGATTTTGCCCTCTGGCAGCGAGAGTGGTTGCAAGGCGAACTATTGACAAGTAAACTCGCTTATTGGCAACGGCAACTCAGCGGTTGTTTGCCTGTGCTGCAACTCCCCACTAGCCAACAAAGACCTGCTATTGAGTCTTTTCGGGGGGCGCGACAACTGTTCAACCTATCTGCAAACCTGACACAGACGCTGAAAACTTTTGCTCGTCAGGAAGGCGTAACTCTATTTATGACGCTGCTGGCGGTGTTCAAAATCTTACTCTACCGTTACACGGCACAGTCAGATATTTTAGTCGGTTCGCCTATTGCTAATCGCCAACATTCCGAGCTAGAATCAGTAATGGGCTTTTTTGTCAATACCTTGGTGCTGCGAACTGACCTGTCTGGCAATCCGACGTTCCGGCAATTGCTCGTTAGAGTGCGGGAAATGACGCTAGAAGCCGATGCTCACCAAGATGTACCTTTTGAGAAACTGGTAGAAGCTTTGCAACTCAAACGCGAACTGAGTTGGAACCCTTTATTTCAAGTCGCCTTTGTGATTGCACCGCCGATGCCAGCCTTGACTTTGCCGTGGAGTTACAGCCAGCTAGATGTGCATACGGGGACGGCAAAATTCGATTTAACGCTGGCGTTAGAGGAAAGACCAGACGGTTTGCTCGGCGCGTTTGAATATAATACCGATTTGTTTGCAGCAGATGCGATCGCTCGGATGGTTGGGCATTTCCAAACTTTACTAAAAGGCATTCTTACTAATCCAGATCAACCCATTGGCGAGTTACCGTTGCTGACTCAACCAGAATGGCAGCAGATGCAGTTGTGGAATCACACCCAAGCTGATTATCCTGACAACGCCTGCATTCATCAGTTATTTGCAGCGCAGGTGGAGAAAACACCCGATGCTGTGGCAGTAGTTTTTGCAGATAATCAACTAACCTACCGAGAACTGAATGCCAAAGCCAATCAACTAGCACATTACTTGCAAACCCTTGGTGTCGGGACAGAAGTACTGGTTGGGATTTGTGTTGAGCGATCGCTCTATAGTTTCATCGGTATTTTAGGCATTCTCAAAGCTGGTGGTGCATACTTGCCACTCGATCCAGCTTATCCTAGCGATCGCTTGGCTTTCATGCTCCAAGATGCACAGGTGTCGGTGCTATTAACCCAAAGCACATTGATTGCATCTTTGCCGCAATATCAAGCACAGGTGATTTGTCTCGATACAGATTGGAAAGATATTGCCAGATTTAGTAGTGAAAATCCTGACTCGCAAGCAACATCTGATAGCCTTGCCTATGCAATTTATACTTCAGGTTCCACAGGCAAACCCAAAGGTGTAGAAATTCAACACAGGGGTTTGGTTAATCTTGTCACTTGGCATCAACAGGTTTACAACTTAACGCCATCAGATCGAGCCACACAGTTAGCAGGTTTAGCCTTTGATGCTTCTGTATGGGAAGTGTGGCCCTACTTAAGTACGGGAGCAAGTATTTATATCCCCGATGAAGCTACTCGCAGTTCTCCCGCAAAGCTAGTGCAATGGCTAACTCACAAGGCAATCACTGTCTGTTTTCTACCCACCCCGTTAGCAGAAGCAGTTTTGTTAGAACAGTGGTCTGAAGACTTATCTTTAAGGTTTTTACTCACAGGTGGAGATAGACTGCACCCTGTTTCTGGGGCTTTTCCTTTTAGCTTAGTTAACCACTACGGCCCAACAGAAAATACTGTCGTGACGACATCTGCAACAGTTGTTAGTACAACTAATACTTCTCCTTCTATTGGTCGTCCCATCGCTAACACGCAAGTTTATATACTCGACTCCCATCTCCAGCCTGTTCCTGTCGGTGTTCCCGGAGAAATATATATCGGTGGAGTTGGGTTAGCACGAGGATATCTCAACCATCCGGAACTGACGAGTCAGAGGTTTATCTCTCATCCTTTTTGCAGGGGTGCGGGGGAAGCAGGGGAGCAGGGGAGTAGGGGAGCAGGGGTGCAGGGGAGTAGGGGAGCAGGGGAAGCAGGGGGAGAATTATTAACTCCTAACTCCTCACTCCTAACTCCTCACTCTTCACTCCGTTTGTATAAAACTGGAGACTTGGCTCGTTATCTGTCTGACGGTAATATTGAATACTTGGGGCGGCTTGATAACCAGGTGAAAATTCGCGGTTTCCGCATTGAACTAGGGGAAATTGAGGCGGTTTTGAGCCAGCACCCAGATGTACGGGAAGCGGTGGTAATTGCACGAGAGAATATATCTGGTGACAAGGGGTTAGTTGCTTATGTTGGCTACAACCAGATATTGGATAGGGTACCTTATCAAAGTCAGTGTTTGGCACAATTGAACAGCTACGGAACTGTGAAAGTCGAAACTGAAGATATTTCTGTTGGAGGTGTCTGTTTGGTGGGAGTGCCAGAGACTGCCGATCGCCATCTGCATCTGTGCCTTACACTACCAGATTTCATTCAATCTCAGTGGTTTCCCGGAAAAATTGTTTGGCAGCAAGGAAAACGAGCAGGGATTCAATTTCAGCTTTCGTCATCCGAACAAGCGGTTCTCAATCAAAGCGTTGAGTATCTCTTCAAAACTGGGGGATTTTTAAAAGTTTTGCAACGTACTGCTGTTCAGAGTTTGCGAAGCTTTCTCAAAAAGAAGTTACCCGACTATATGGTGCCTCATAGCTTTGTGTTTCTCAATGCTTTACCGCAAACCCCAAATGGCAAGGTGGATCGTCACGCACTCCCTGCACCTGAAGCTTTGGGGTCGGAATTAGACACAAAGCATATCGCACCGCAGACAGAAATAGAACAAGCGATCGCTGCAATTTGGCAACAAGTCTTGCTATTAAACAAAGTCGGGTTACATGACAATTTCTTCGACTTGGGCGGTCATTCTCTGCGGATGGCGCAAGTATACAGCCTGTTGGGTGAGGTGTTGCAAGAAGAAGTCTCGATGCTGGAACTGTTTCAATATCCCACAGTGAGCGCCTTAGCTAAACATTTGAGTCAGAAAAACACAGCACAAACTGCTTTTGCACATAGCCAAGAACGCGCCAACAAGCAAAAACAAGCCCTACATCTACAAAAACAAAAAAACCAAAGGAATAAGCAACATGGATAA
- a CDS encoding amino acid adenylation domain-containing protein, whose translation MLSYFQHASVQQLFEFQVEQSPDSIAIVFAGLESQQTFQSILTYRELNIRANQLACYLKTLGVGKEVLVGICVDRSIEMIVGILGILKAGGAYVPLDPSYPKQRLALMLEDSQVPVLLTQEPLVESLLANKAEIICLDTNWQTIAQHSAENLTSEVTPDNLAYVIYTSGSTGKPKGVLVPHAGVANLATEQIRIFDVQPNSRVLQFASFSFDASVSEIFMTLLAGATLVLATRDSLMPGTSLLRLLREQRITTVTLPPSALAILPVQELPDLRSLIVAGEACPPELINRWAPGRRFFNAYGPTEATVCTTIAEFTRFSPEDYCLGSGGGGEQGCRGAGVQGSRGAGVQGSRGEEIASVILQGEGSQKPPIGYPIANKQVYLLDEQLKPVPVGVAGELYIGGLGLARGYLNQPQLTAEKFIFNPFGGEAGERGCRGAGENFLITSHQSPVTRLYKTGDLACYLPDGSLEFLGRIDEQVKVRGYRIELGEIEAVLGQHPGVQQAVVTAREDVPGQKRLIGYVVQNPDYEGEPEQVADLEAEFISQWQSVSDETYKLSNSDSTFNFAGWNSSYTGLPIPEAQMRQWVEQTVARIQSLQPQQVLELGCGTGMLMFQIAPQCSIYWGTDFSQQVLHYLQQQLQRLDQKLPQIKLGHRTADNFEGIEPASFDTVILNSVSQSFPSIDYMVQVMAGAVKAVKPGGRIFVGDVRSLELLSAYHASVQLYQAADSLRRSQLHQKVRSRFAQEEELVIDPGFFLALQQHFSQIGEVQIQLKRGVHHNELTRFRYDVTLHIGSQVNSSVNITWLDWQQQQLTLPALRQHLVEIQPEILGLRRVPNARLATEVKTLEWLASDDGVETVGEFKSQILPTLQGWGIDPEELWAFSDDLPYNIDIIWSDVAGYYDVVLQRRDTPPPCPLPVYDEGETGCKTFHPQPWSAYANNPLKSKLARKLIPQLRSFLQEKLPEYMMPDRLLLLDALPITPNGKVDRQALPALDASRPELAENFVPPRTPIETGLAEIWAEVLGIERVGIQDNFLELGGQSLLAIQVVSRIRDSYQVDLPMRSLFDSPTIAQLQEQIATSLEKPSLQAPAIVPIPRNQNLPLSFSQHRLWFFEQLVPGTALSNQSADIRLPGLQNATALEQSFNEIIRRHEIWRTTFEIIDGQPVQVIHPAPYIALPVIDLQTLPPAEREAEALRLASVQAQKPFDLTQLPLLRAILVKLSETDYRLYMTMHHLIFDGVSLYNVFLQELAVLYQAFCQGKPSPLPELSIQYADFAYWQRQWLQAEVLAPQLNYWQKHLANLSMLQLPTDRPRPAMETFRGARHAVKLPKALTDELKALSSREGVTLFMTLLAALKTMLGRYARQDDISIGAVISGSNRPEIAGLIGFLINNLVLRTDLSGNPSFCELLGRVREVTLDAYANQDVPFQKLVEVLRPERHLGHHPLFQVLFVLEPPTPALLSGWSLRPLIVNTGTSNMDMTLSLDDRPEGLVGYFEYNSDLFDAATIVRMVGHFQTVLEAVVANPAQKLRELPLLTAAEKQQLQAWNDTQTNYPLNICLHELFAAQVERSPDAVAVIFDGLEAGDNTLTYRQLNQRANQLAHYLKSRGVGEEVLVGICTERSLDTIVGLLGILKAGGAYVPFDPGYPKERLAFMLEDAQVSILLTQSQLVDSLPPNQAQVICLDSDWSTIAQCSQENLDSEVNPENLAYVIYTSGSTGKPKGAMNTHQGICNRLLWMQETYGLIESDGVLQKTPFSFDVSVWEFFWPLITGARLIIAQPGGHQDSGYLVKVITQQQITTLHFVPSMLQVFLEEPEVTSCNSIKHIICSGEALSVSLQKRCFAVLNTELHNLYGPTEAAVDVTAWKCQPDSNLSIVPIGRPISNTQIYLLDPDLQPVPVGVPGELYIGGVGVGRGYLNRPELTAKRFIPNPFCQSGGAGEQGSGGAGEQGCRGAGGEFLTPNSSLLTPHSLITPQRLYKTGDLARYLPDGNIEYLGRLDYQVKLRGFRIELGEIEAVLSQHPDVREAIAIAQDDPTGDKRLLAYVVTAHYPERVPYQVACAVEFTGKGIATLETEDISIRGLCLVGIDIDLEPGQPVRVRLQLPGSNEERWLLGSIAWHKKNRAGIQLNLIGEQQQLWEQGVHYLLESQGFLKVWQRTVSANLRKFLKQKLPDYMIPTSFILVDALPLTPSGKVDRKALQQRSATVAPVKPELAPGFAAPRTAIEEAVAGVWAEVLKHQQIGIRDNFLDLGGHSLLATQVISRLRSLFQVDLPLRLMFESPTVAELAEAITQLQGTQAIPKEPAITSVSRGAYRMKRSSLKKEADGLG comes from the coding sequence ATGCTCAGTTACTTTCAACATGCATCTGTCCAGCAACTATTTGAATTTCAGGTAGAGCAGTCTCCTGATTCTATAGCAATAGTATTTGCGGGACTGGAGAGCCAGCAAACCTTTCAAAGTATCCTCACCTACCGAGAGTTAAATATCCGTGCCAATCAACTTGCGTGTTACTTAAAGACTCTAGGCGTAGGAAAAGAAGTATTGGTAGGTATTTGTGTAGACCGTTCGATAGAGATGATTGTCGGGATTTTAGGCATCCTGAAAGCAGGCGGTGCTTACGTACCTTTAGACCCCAGCTACCCCAAACAGCGCTTGGCGTTGATGCTAGAAGACTCCCAAGTACCTGTATTGCTAACTCAGGAACCTTTGGTGGAGTCTCTTCTTGCCAACAAAGCCGAAATTATTTGCTTAGATACAAATTGGCAGACAATTGCCCAACACAGTGCAGAAAACCTCACTAGCGAAGTCACTCCAGATAACCTCGCCTATGTGATTTACACTTCCGGTTCTACAGGCAAACCTAAAGGTGTCTTAGTTCCCCACGCGGGAGTTGCCAACCTAGCCACAGAACAAATCCGCATCTTCGACGTACAACCAAATAGCAGAGTTTTGCAATTTGCTTCTTTTAGCTTTGATGCCTCTGTTTCAGAAATTTTCATGACATTGCTAGCAGGCGCGACGCTAGTTTTAGCAACAAGGGATTCCTTGATGCCAGGTACAAGTTTGCTTAGGCTGTTACGCGAACAGCGAATTACAACTGTCACCTTACCACCATCCGCCTTAGCCATTCTACCAGTACAAGAATTACCCGATTTGCGATCGCTCATTGTTGCCGGTGAAGCTTGTCCCCCAGAATTGATTAATCGTTGGGCACCTGGTCGTCGCTTCTTCAACGCCTACGGCCCAACAGAAGCCACGGTTTGCACGACAATTGCAGAATTTACTCGTTTCTCGCCTGAAGATTACTGTTTAGGCAGCGGGGGTGGAGGGGAGCAGGGGTGCAGGGGAGCAGGGGTGCAGGGGAGCAGGGGTGCAGGGGTGCAGGGGAGCAGGGGAGAAGAAATTGCATCGGTAATCTTACAGGGGGAAGGGAGTCAAAAACCTCCTATTGGCTATCCGATTGCTAATAAACAAGTTTATTTATTAGATGAACAGTTAAAGCCTGTACCTGTTGGTGTAGCTGGTGAATTATATATCGGCGGTTTGGGTTTAGCACGAGGCTATCTCAACCAACCGCAATTGACGGCAGAGAAGTTTATTTTCAATCCTTTTGGCGGGGAAGCAGGGGAGCGGGGGTGCAGGGGTGCAGGGGAGAATTTCCTAATCACCAGTCACCAGTCACCAGTCACCAGACTTTATAAAACTGGAGACTTAGCTTGTTATCTGCCTGATGGTAGCTTGGAGTTTTTGGGACGTATTGACGAACAGGTTAAAGTTCGGGGTTACAGAATTGAACTCGGTGAAATTGAAGCGGTATTGGGACAACATCCAGGTGTGCAGCAAGCAGTGGTGACAGCACGGGAGGATGTACCGGGACAGAAACGCCTGATTGGTTATGTTGTTCAAAATCCTGACTATGAAGGCGAACCGGAACAAGTCGCCGATTTAGAGGCTGAGTTTATCTCCCAATGGCAAAGTGTTTCTGACGAAACTTACAAACTTTCAAACAGCGATTCTACATTCAATTTTGCTGGATGGAATAGCAGTTACACAGGTTTACCTATCCCAGAAGCCCAAATGCGCCAATGGGTAGAGCAAACTGTGGCGCGAATTCAATCTTTGCAACCTCAGCAAGTTCTAGAACTCGGTTGTGGGACGGGAATGTTGATGTTCCAAATTGCACCACAGTGCAGCATTTATTGGGGAACTGATTTTTCTCAACAAGTGCTGCACTATCTCCAGCAGCAATTGCAGCGACTTGACCAAAAGTTACCGCAAATCAAGTTAGGACATCGCACGGCTGACAACTTTGAAGGCATTGAACCAGCCAGCTTTGATACGGTGATTTTGAATTCGGTTAGTCAAAGCTTCCCCAGCATTGATTACATGGTGCAAGTAATGGCAGGGGCAGTTAAGGCGGTGAAACCAGGTGGTCGGATTTTTGTAGGTGATGTCCGCAGCTTGGAGTTGTTGTCAGCTTACCACGCCTCCGTGCAACTGTATCAAGCTGCTGATTCGCTGAGGCGATCGCAATTACACCAAAAAGTGCGATCGCGTTTTGCCCAAGAAGAAGAACTCGTTATAGATCCTGGCTTTTTCCTCGCCTTGCAACAGCACTTTTCCCAAATCGGAGAAGTGCAAATTCAACTCAAACGCGGTGTGCATCACAATGAATTAACTCGCTTCCGCTACGATGTCACTCTCCATATCGGCAGCCAAGTTAATTCCTCAGTCAATATCACTTGGTTAGACTGGCAACAGCAACAACTTACTTTACCAGCACTCCGCCAGCACCTCGTCGAAATCCAGCCTGAGATTTTAGGATTGCGACGAGTTCCTAATGCACGTTTAGCTACAGAAGTCAAGACTCTAGAATGGTTGGCGAGTGATGATGGTGTTGAGACAGTCGGTGAGTTCAAGAGCCAAATATTGCCAACTTTGCAAGGATGGGGAATAGATCCAGAGGAATTGTGGGCATTTAGCGACGATTTACCATACAACATTGATATTATCTGGTCTGATGTTGCAGGTTATTATGATGTGGTGTTACAGCGGCGAGACACCCCACCCCCCTGCCCCCTCCCCGTCTACGACGAGGGGGAGACAGGTTGTAAAACCTTTCATCCTCAACCTTGGAGTGCTTACGCTAACAATCCCCTCAAAAGTAAACTAGCTCGTAAGCTGATTCCACAACTACGGAGTTTCTTGCAAGAAAAGTTACCTGAGTATATGATGCCCGATCGCTTGCTGTTGTTGGATGCCCTGCCAATTACGCCCAATGGTAAAGTTGATCGCCAAGCACTACCAGCCCTAGACGCGTCTCGACCAGAACTTGCAGAAAACTTTGTACCGCCGCGCACACCCATAGAAACAGGACTGGCAGAAATTTGGGCTGAAGTGTTGGGAATAGAACGAGTCGGCATTCAAGACAACTTCTTAGAATTGGGCGGACAGTCCTTACTCGCCATTCAGGTGGTTTCCCGCATCCGCGACAGCTACCAGGTAGATTTGCCCATGCGATCGCTATTTGACTCGCCCACCATCGCCCAACTGCAAGAGCAAATCGCAACCAGCCTAGAAAAACCAAGCCTCCAAGCACCTGCCATTGTTCCTATTCCTCGCAATCAAAACTTGCCACTTTCGTTTTCACAACACCGCTTGTGGTTCTTTGAACAATTAGTTCCGGGTACAGCTTTATCTAACCAGTCTGCGGATATTCGCCTCCCCGGTTTGCAGAATGCAACTGCCTTAGAACAAAGTTTTAACGAAATTATCCGGCGACACGAAATTTGGCGCACCACGTTTGAAATCATTGATGGACAACCTGTTCAAGTTATTCATCCCGCCCCTTATATTGCTTTACCTGTTATAGATTTGCAAACGCTTCCCCCAGCGGAACGAGAAGCCGAAGCCTTGCGACTCGCAAGCGTTCAAGCACAAAAACCCTTTGACTTAACTCAATTACCCTTGCTGCGAGCGATTTTAGTCAAGCTGAGTGAGACAGACTATCGATTGTACATGACGATGCACCATCTGATCTTTGATGGCGTTTCTCTGTACAACGTCTTTTTGCAAGAATTGGCGGTACTTTACCAAGCTTTTTGTCAAGGCAAACCTTCCCCGTTACCAGAATTATCAATTCAATATGCAGACTTTGCTTACTGGCAACGGCAATGGTTGCAAGCAGAAGTCCTCGCACCCCAACTGAATTATTGGCAAAAGCATCTTGCTAATCTCTCCATGCTGCAATTGCCCACAGACCGTCCGCGTCCAGCGATGGAAACTTTCCGAGGTGCTAGACATGCGGTGAAATTGCCCAAAGCCTTGACAGATGAACTCAAAGCCCTCAGCAGTCGTGAGGGAGTTACCCTGTTTATGACCTTGCTAGCCGCACTCAAAACGATGCTAGGGCGTTATGCTCGACAAGATGATATCAGTATAGGGGCAGTAATTTCCGGGTCGAACCGTCCCGAAATTGCTGGATTAATTGGGTTTTTGATTAATAACTTGGTGTTGCGGACAGACCTTTCTGGCAATCCTAGTTTCTGCGAACTGTTGGGACGAGTGCGGGAAGTGACTTTAGATGCCTACGCCAATCAAGATGTGCCCTTTCAAAAGTTAGTTGAAGTGCTGCGACCGGAACGCCATCTGGGTCATCACCCCTTGTTTCAAGTGCTGTTCGTTCTGGAACCGCCAACACCCGCGCTCTTGTCTGGATGGAGTTTGCGTCCCTTAATTGTGAATACGGGAACGTCAAACATGGATATGACGCTTTCTCTGGATGATCGCCCGGAAGGTTTAGTAGGTTACTTTGAATACAACAGCGACTTATTTGATGCAGCAACAATTGTGCGGATGGTCGGACATTTCCAAACTGTTTTAGAAGCAGTTGTAGCAAATCCTGCACAGAAACTAAGAGAATTACCTTTACTCACAGCAGCAGAAAAGCAACAGTTGCAAGCTTGGAACGATACCCAAACAAATTATCCTCTGAATATATGTTTGCATGAATTATTTGCAGCCCAAGTTGAACGTTCTCCCGATGCTGTTGCAGTTATCTTTGATGGGTTAGAAGCTGGTGACAATACTCTGACCTACCGCCAACTCAACCAACGTGCTAATCAACTCGCTCATTACCTAAAATCACGAGGTGTAGGAGAAGAGGTGCTAGTTGGTATTTGCACGGAACGCTCCTTAGATACAATCGTGGGACTGCTGGGAATATTGAAAGCTGGCGGTGCTTATGTTCCTTTCGATCCTGGGTATCCCAAAGAACGTTTAGCTTTCATGCTTGAAGATGCTCAAGTCAGCATTTTACTTACTCAGTCGCAATTAGTTGATTCTCTTCCACCCAACCAAGCACAAGTTATTTGTTTAGATAGCGATTGGTCAACTATTGCCCAATGTAGTCAAGAAAATCTTGATAGCGAAGTCAACCCGGAAAACTTAGCATATGTTATTTACACCTCTGGCTCAACCGGCAAGCCAAAAGGGGCGATGAATACTCACCAAGGAATTTGCAATCGCTTGTTGTGGATGCAAGAGACTTATGGATTAATAGAGAGCGATGGCGTTTTACAAAAAACACCCTTCAGTTTCGATGTCTCGGTTTGGGAATTCTTCTGGCCTTTAATTACAGGCGCTCGTTTAATTATCGCTCAACCAGGCGGACATCAAGATAGCGGTTACTTGGTGAAGGTAATTACCCAGCAGCAAATTACAACGTTGCACTTTGTTCCTTCCATGCTGCAAGTCTTCTTAGAAGAGCCAGAAGTTACAAGTTGCAACAGTATCAAACATATTATTTGTAGTGGTGAAGCGTTATCTGTGAGTCTGCAAAAGCGTTGTTTTGCCGTACTCAATACCGAACTACACAACCTCTACGGCCCAACAGAAGCCGCCGTTGACGTGACCGCCTGGAAATGCCAGCCAGATAGCAATCTATCAATTGTTCCCATCGGTCGCCCCATCAGCAATACGCAAATCTATCTGTTAGATCCTGATTTGCAACCTGTACCTGTGGGGGTTCCGGGAGAACTTTACATTGGGGGCGTTGGTGTGGGGCGAGGCTATCTCAATAGGCCGGAATTGACGGCTAAGAGGTTTATTCCTAATCCTTTTTGTCAAAGCGGGGGAGCGGGGGAGCAGGGGAGCGGGGGTGCGGGGGAGCAGGGGTGCAGGGGTGCAGGGGGAGAATTTTTAACTCCTAACTCCTCGCTCCTCACTCCTCACTCACTCATTACTCCACAGCGTTTGTATAAAACTGGCGATTTAGCTCGTTATTTGCCTGATGGCAATATTGAATACCTGGGGCGACTCGATTATCAAGTGAAATTGCGGGGGTTCCGTATTGAACTGGGGGAAATTGAGGCGGTGTTGAGCCAGCACCCAGATGTGCGGGAAGCGATCGCGATCGCCCAAGATGATCCAACGGGTGACAAGCGACTTCTGGCTTATGTTGTCACTGCTCATTATCCAGAACGAGTGCCTTATCAAGTTGCCTGTGCTGTGGAATTTACTGGCAAAGGAATAGCCACTTTAGAAACTGAGGACATCTCTATCAGGGGCCTGTGTTTAGTAGGCATTGATATTGATTTAGAACCAGGACAACCTGTCCGCGTGCGTCTGCAATTACCGGGTTCCAATGAGGAACGGTGGCTGTTGGGTAGTATCGCTTGGCACAAAAAAAATCGCGCGGGAATTCAACTCAACCTCATAGGCGAACAGCAACAATTGTGGGAACAAGGCGTTCATTACCTGCTTGAAAGCCAAGGCTTTTTAAAAGTTTGGCAGCGTACAGTTAGCGCAAATTTACGGAAGTTTCTCAAGCAGAAGTTACCAGATTATATGATACCGACCAGTTTTATCCTGGTGGATGCTCTACCGCTGACTCCTAGCGGCAAAGTGGATCGCAAAGCTTTGCAACAACGTTCGGCAACGGTAGCACCGGTAAAACCGGAATTAGCACCAGGATTTGCAGCACCTCGTACTGCGATCGAGGAAGCTGTTGCTGGTGTTTGGGCTGAAGTCCTCAAACACCAGCAAATCGGCATTCGGGACAATTTCTTAGATTTGGGGGGACACTCCCTACTAGCAACGCAGGTAATTTCTAGATTGCGTAGTCTGTTCCAAGTAGACTTGCCCTTGCGCCTGATGTTTGAGTCTCCCACCGTGGCGGAACTAGCAGAAGCGATCACTCAACTTCAAGGCACTCAGGCAATACCAAAAGAACCCGCCATTACATCAGTTTCTCGCGGCGCGTATCGCATGAAGCGCTCCTCGTTGAAAAAAGAGGCGGATGGCTTGGGTTAA